One genomic segment of Mycolicibacterium gilvum includes these proteins:
- the clpS gene encoding ATP-dependent Clp protease adapter ClpS gives MVTPAKARPGTREDRDVGEDAAADTPWVTIVWDDPVNLMTYVTYVLQKLFGYTEPHATKLMLQVHNEGKAVVSAGSRESMETDVSRLHAAGLWATLQQDR, from the coding sequence ATGGTGACGCCGGCGAAGGCCCGACCGGGTACCCGCGAAGATCGAGATGTCGGTGAGGACGCCGCCGCCGACACGCCGTGGGTGACCATCGTCTGGGACGACCCGGTGAACCTGATGACCTACGTGACCTATGTGCTGCAGAAACTCTTCGGCTACACCGAACCCCACGCGACCAAGCTGATGCTGCAGGTGCACAACGAGGGCAAGGCCGTGGTCTCGGCGGGCAGCCGGGAATCGATGGAGACCGACGTGTCCAGGCTGCACGCCGCCGGCCTGTGGGCGACACTGCAACAGGACCGTTGA
- a CDS encoding nicotinate phosphoribosyltransferase, whose protein sequence is MTAPPPESSNRQVPVSSTALLTDKYELTMLAAALRDGTAHRRCSFEVFARRLPEGRRYGVTAGTGRFVEALDAFRFGPDELAALGNFLDPATLDYLAGYRFSGDVDGYGEGELYFPGSPVLSVHGTFGECVVLETLVLSIFNFDSAVASAAARMASVAAGRPLIEMGSRRAHEQAAVAAARAAYLAGFAGSSNLEAERRHGVPALGTSAHAFTLLHTTADGGTASDWEKAAFRAQVDALGVDTTLLVDTYDITAGVANAVEVAGPQLGAVRIDSGDLGVLARQVREQLDRLGATGTEIVVSGDLDEFAIAALRAEPVDRYGVGTSVVTGSGAPTAGMVYKLVEVDGIPVEKRSSHKQSHGGRKQALRLAKASGTVVEEVIHPAGHPPEVPADLVARPLTVPLVRHGEPLETPGLDAARDRVADGLRSLPWDGLKLSRGEAAVPSRMIAPAHGRS, encoded by the coding sequence GTGACCGCCCCGCCTCCGGAGTCGTCGAACCGGCAGGTTCCCGTCTCGTCGACGGCATTGCTGACCGACAAGTACGAACTCACCATGCTGGCCGCGGCGCTTCGCGACGGCACCGCCCACCGGCGGTGCTCGTTCGAGGTGTTCGCCCGCCGCCTGCCCGAGGGCAGGCGGTACGGCGTCACCGCGGGTACGGGACGGTTCGTCGAAGCCCTGGACGCGTTCCGTTTCGGTCCCGACGAGCTTGCGGCGCTGGGCAACTTCCTCGACCCCGCGACGCTGGACTACCTGGCCGGCTACCGGTTCTCCGGCGACGTCGACGGTTACGGCGAAGGCGAGCTGTACTTTCCGGGGTCGCCCGTATTGTCGGTGCACGGGACGTTCGGCGAGTGCGTGGTCCTCGAGACGCTCGTGCTGTCGATCTTCAACTTCGATTCCGCGGTCGCGTCGGCCGCCGCGAGGATGGCGAGCGTCGCGGCGGGCCGTCCGCTCATCGAAATGGGTTCGCGGCGTGCGCACGAGCAGGCTGCCGTCGCCGCCGCGCGCGCGGCCTACCTCGCCGGGTTCGCCGGGTCGTCGAACCTGGAGGCCGAACGTCGCCACGGCGTACCGGCGCTGGGCACCAGCGCCCACGCGTTCACGCTTCTGCACACCACCGCCGACGGAGGGACCGCATCGGACTGGGAGAAGGCGGCGTTCCGGGCCCAGGTCGACGCACTCGGAGTGGACACCACGCTGCTGGTCGACACCTACGACATCACCGCGGGCGTCGCCAATGCGGTGGAGGTGGCGGGACCGCAGCTGGGCGCGGTGCGCATCGATTCCGGCGATCTCGGGGTGCTGGCCCGTCAGGTCCGCGAGCAGCTCGACCGGCTCGGCGCGACCGGCACGGAGATCGTCGTCTCGGGCGATCTCGACGAGTTCGCGATCGCCGCGCTGCGTGCCGAGCCCGTCGATCGTTACGGCGTGGGCACGTCGGTGGTGACCGGATCGGGCGCCCCGACCGCGGGCATGGTCTACAAGCTGGTGGAAGTCGACGGCATCCCGGTGGAGAAACGCAGCAGCCACAAACAGTCCCACGGCGGCCGCAAGCAGGCGCTGCGGCTGGCCAAGGCCTCGGGCACCGTCGTCGAGGAGGTGATCCACCCGGCCGGCCACCCACCCGAGGTGCCCGCCGATCTCGTCGCGCGGCCGCTGACCGTACCGCTGGTCCGCCATGGCGAACCGCTCGAAACCCCGGGGCTGGACGCCGCCCGGGACCGGGTCGCCGACGGACTGCGCAGCCTGCCGTGGGACGGCCTGAAACTGTCCAGGGGCGAGGCGGCCGTGCCGTCGCGGATGATCGCGCCCGCGCACGGCCGGAGCTAG